A single window of Periplaneta americana isolate PAMFEO1 chromosome 14, P.americana_PAMFEO1_priV1, whole genome shotgun sequence DNA harbors:
- the LOC138713907 gene encoding succinate dehydrogenase cytochrome b560 subunit, mitochondrial-like — protein sequence MAFQSSRIFAQKQLSGCLFRGILTPGLRATTVRAAAASAAARPGEDFDAKNARLRRPQSPHLTIYKPQLTSLLSLTHRTTGMIMGSIVTVWGIGGLFMSGHFSETLAAIENMHVSPALLLAAKATLAFPLCFHYANGIRHLAWDMGKFLTIKEVYLTGYSVLGVSLIFSAILASL from the exons ATGGCATTTCAGAGTAGTAG GATTTTTGCCCAGAAACAATTGTCGGGATGCCTTTTCCGTGGCATTTTAACACCAGG atTGAGAGCTACCACTGTTCGAGCAGCTGCAGCAAGTGCTGCTGCAAGACCAGGCGAAGACTTCGATGCTAAGAATGCAAGACTGCGTCGCCCGCAGTCTCCTCATCTCACCATTTACAAACCTCAGCTGACATCTCTTCTGTCACTTACCCACAGAACGACCGGCATGATAATGGGGAGTATTGTGACTGTGTGGGGAATAG GTGGTCTTTTCATGAGTGGCCATTTCTCGGAAACTTTGGCAGCAATTGAAAATATGCACGTGAGTCCAGCATTACTGCTAGCAGCAAAGGCAACTCTCGCCTTTCCCCTCTGTTTCCACTATGCTAATGGTATTAGGCACTTG GCATGGGACATGGGTAAATTCCTGACCATCAAGGAGGTGTACTTGACAGGATATTCTGTTCTTGGAGTTAGCCTCATCTTCTCTGCAATTCTAGCATCTTTGTGA